From one Chryseobacterium sp. 3008163 genomic stretch:
- a CDS encoding prevent-host-death protein, producing MNYQLQLRTPDSNGNLVFNTIIFDAFKVNIVERYYGLVPKSCEVLFKVRTLDDQLIKRKDGHVKIRIKDEDYNTYKTLIKVFGTYEYKNKLISRNDAQQDFVHFILRLVIMNYNLN from the coding sequence ATGAACTATCAACTTCAACTTCGTACACCAGATTCTAATGGTAATTTGGTCTTTAATACAATAATTTTTGATGCATTCAAAGTAAATATTGTAGAACGATATTATGGCCTTGTTCCAAAATCTTGTGAAGTATTATTTAAAGTGAGAACTTTAGATGATCAACTGATCAAAAGAAAAGACGGACATGTGAAAATCAGAATTAAGGATGAAGATTATAATACTTATAAAACCTTGATAAAGGTTTTCGGAACTTACGAATACAAAAATAAACTTATCAGCAGGAATGATGCACAGCAAGATTTTGTACATTTTATTTTGAGACTGGTGATTATGAATTATAATTTAAACTAA
- the dnaJ gene encoding molecular chaperone DnaJ, which produces MSKRDYYEVLEVSKSASADEIKKAYRKMAIKYHPDKNPGDKEAEEKFKEAAEAYEVLSDDNKKARYDQYGHAGMGGAGGYGGGGFGGGMNMEDIFSQFGDIFGGGFGGFGGGGGGRQQVKGSNLRIRIKLNLEEMVNGTQKTLKVKKMKMAEGATSKTCPTCNGAGVQMKVMNTMFGQMQTQTTCGTCQGIGKVADKIPAGANAQGLIKDEEEISINIPAGARDGIQLNVRGKGNDAPFGGIPGDLLVIVEEEVDKTIKREGDNLHQELYVSFAEAALGTKKEIPTVGGKVKITVDAGTQSGKILRLAGKGLPSIDSYGKGDMFIHINVWTPQTLNKEQKDFFEKQMSSGDMVAEPSGKEKTFFDKVKDLFN; this is translated from the coding sequence ATGTCAAAGAGAGATTATTACGAGGTTCTTGAGGTCAGCAAATCTGCAAGTGCCGACGAAATAAAGAAAGCATACCGAAAAATGGCGATCAAATATCACCCAGATAAAAATCCGGGAGATAAAGAGGCTGAAGAAAAATTTAAAGAAGCTGCAGAAGCCTATGAAGTCCTGAGTGACGACAACAAAAAAGCTCGTTACGACCAATACGGACATGCCGGAATGGGCGGTGCCGGAGGTTACGGCGGCGGTGGCTTTGGTGGCGGAATGAACATGGAAGACATTTTCAGTCAGTTTGGCGACATTTTCGGCGGTGGTTTTGGAGGATTCGGCGGCGGTGGCGGAGGCCGTCAGCAGGTGAAAGGTTCTAATTTAAGAATCAGAATTAAGCTGAATCTTGAAGAGATGGTGAACGGAACCCAAAAAACTCTTAAAGTAAAAAAAATGAAGATGGCAGAAGGTGCCACTTCCAAAACCTGTCCTACTTGTAACGGAGCCGGAGTTCAGATGAAGGTAATGAACACAATGTTCGGACAAATGCAAACGCAGACCACTTGTGGAACTTGTCAGGGAATCGGGAAAGTTGCCGACAAAATTCCTGCCGGAGCTAATGCACAGGGTTTAATAAAAGATGAGGAGGAAATTTCGATCAACATTCCTGCAGGTGCAAGAGACGGCATCCAGTTAAATGTAAGAGGAAAAGGAAATGATGCACCTTTCGGTGGAATTCCTGGTGATTTATTGGTAATCGTAGAGGAAGAAGTAGACAAAACCATCAAAAGAGAAGGTGACAATCTTCATCAGGAACTATATGTTTCTTTTGCCGAAGCGGCTTTAGGAACTAAAAAAGAAATACCAACTGTTGGTGGAAAAGTAAAAATCACCGTAGATGCAGGAACTCAATCCGGAAAAATCTTAAGATTGGCAGGAAAAGGTTTACCAAGCATTGACAGCTATGGGAAAGGTGATATGTTTATCCACATCAATGTATGGACGCCGCAGACGCTAAACAAAGAACAAAAAGATTTCTTTGAAAAACAAATGTCTAGTGGTGATATGGTTGCAGAACCATCCGGAAAGGAAAAGACTTTCTTTGATAAAGTGAAAGATCTATTCAATTAA
- a CDS encoding nucleotide exchange factor GrpE yields the protein MENQDINEENINNQEEINPQTETTTEENVTEIPTAEELLAVEKDRYIRLYAEFENYKKRTSKEKMDFFTYANQEMMVSMLGVLDDFERALKEIAKNGNEADLQGVELIYNKFKNKLTEKGLKIMEVRAGDSFNVDYHEAITQIPSPSEDLKGKIVDVIETGYTLGDKVIRFAKVVTGN from the coding sequence ATGGAAAATCAGGATATCAACGAAGAAAATATCAATAATCAGGAAGAAATCAATCCTCAGACGGAAACTACAACAGAAGAAAATGTGACAGAAATTCCTACTGCAGAAGAACTTTTGGCAGTAGAAAAAGACCGTTACATCAGATTGTACGCAGAGTTTGAAAACTATAAAAAAAGAACTTCAAAAGAGAAGATGGACTTCTTCACTTACGCCAACCAAGAGATGATGGTCTCTATGCTAGGTGTTTTGGATGATTTTGAAAGAGCTTTAAAAGAAATCGCTAAAAACGGTAACGAAGCCGATCTTCAGGGAGTTGAGTTGATTTACAACAAGTTTAAAAACAAATTGACTGAGAAAGGTTTAAAAATCATGGAAGTAAGAGCGGGAGACAGCTTTAATGTTGACTACCACGAGGCGATTACACAGATTCCTTCGCCATCTGAAGATTTAAAAGGTAAAATCGTAGATGTTATTGAAACGGGATATACTTTAGGTGACAAAGTGATTCGTTTTGCAAAAGTTGTAACAGGAAATTAA
- the purB gene encoding adenylosuccinate lyase, whose protein sequence is MNSYKNPLEERYSSQEMLFNFSHNNKFQNWRKLWIALAEIEKDLGLDITDEQIAELKANVDNIDYDKAAEYEKKFRHDVMAHVHAYGDVAPSAKGIIHLGATSAFVGDNTDLIQIRDGLLILKKKLVNVMKNLADFSIQYKDLPTLGFTHFQPAQLTTVGKRATLWLQSLVLDIEELDFFLETLRFRGVKGTTGTAASFLELFNGDYSKVKHLDKELSKRFGFEKVFGVSGQTYDRKIDAKVVALLGNIAQSAHKFTNDLRLLQNLKEVEEPFEKNQIGSSAMAYKRNPMRSERIGALAKYVMSLTTSSAMVASTQWFERTLDDSANKRLTIPQAFLAVDAILLIWNNIMNGIVVYPNRINKHIMEELPFMATEYIIMEEVKAGGDRQEIHEIIRVHSMEASKQVKEEGKENDLIERILNDHSLKLDKSKLKEVLDPKNFIGFAPIQTEEFIANEVQPILDANKELIGLESDLKV, encoded by the coding sequence ATGAATTCCTACAAAAATCCATTGGAAGAGCGTTACTCCAGCCAAGAAATGTTGTTTAACTTTTCTCACAACAACAAATTCCAGAATTGGAGAAAGCTTTGGATCGCTTTAGCTGAGATTGAAAAAGACCTTGGTCTTGACATCACAGACGAGCAAATTGCAGAGTTGAAAGCCAATGTTGACAACATCGATTACGATAAAGCAGCAGAATATGAGAAAAAATTCCGTCATGATGTGATGGCTCACGTTCACGCTTATGGTGACGTTGCGCCTTCTGCAAAAGGAATTATTCACTTGGGAGCAACTTCAGCGTTTGTAGGAGACAATACAGACTTAATTCAAATCCGTGACGGACTTTTAATTTTAAAGAAAAAGTTGGTTAATGTGATGAAAAATCTGGCTGATTTTTCGATTCAATACAAAGATCTTCCCACTTTAGGATTCACACATTTCCAACCCGCTCAGTTAACAACAGTTGGAAAAAGAGCAACACTTTGGTTACAAAGTTTGGTTCTTGACATCGAAGAGCTTGATTTCTTCTTAGAAACATTAAGATTCAGAGGAGTAAAAGGGACAACAGGAACTGCAGCAAGTTTCCTGGAGCTTTTCAACGGAGATTATTCTAAAGTAAAACATTTAGATAAAGAATTATCAAAAAGATTCGGTTTTGAGAAAGTTTTCGGCGTTTCTGGACAGACGTACGACCGAAAAATTGATGCTAAAGTGGTGGCTTTATTAGGGAATATCGCTCAATCTGCACATAAATTCACAAACGATTTACGTTTGCTTCAAAATTTGAAAGAAGTTGAAGAACCATTTGAGAAAAACCAAATCGGTTCTTCGGCAATGGCTTATAAGCGTAATCCAATGAGAAGTGAAAGAATAGGAGCGTTGGCAAAATACGTAATGTCTTTGACGACAAGTTCTGCGATGGTCGCTTCAACACAATGGTTTGAAAGAACATTGGACGATTCTGCCAACAAAAGATTGACTATTCCACAGGCATTTTTAGCCGTTGATGCAATTTTATTGATCTGGAACAACATCATGAACGGAATCGTGGTATATCCAAACAGAATCAACAAACATATTATGGAAGAACTTCCTTTCATGGCGACAGAATACATCATCATGGAAGAAGTGAAAGCTGGTGGCGACCGTCAGGAAATCCACGAAATAATCAGAGTTCACTCAATGGAAGCTTCTAAACAAGTGAAAGAAGAAGGGAAAGAAAATGATTTGATTGAAAGAATCTTAAACGACCATTCTTTGAAGCTTGATAAATCAAAACTGAAAGAAGTTCTGGATCCTAAAAACTTTATCGGTTTTGCACCTATTCAAACGGAGGAATTCATTGCCAATGAAGTTCAGCCTATTCTGGATGCAAACAAAGAATTGATTGGTTTAGAATCTGACCTGAAAGTATAA
- a CDS encoding WG repeat-containing protein, translating into MKKILLIFSLIPILSFSQGKEVLKYFKSKDSLVGVKNQEGKIIVPAQFKIFSNIEDGELVKGETIYFDGDKNGEKRQKNEWGYIYDRKGNFMYRPFFHDNGADYFSEGVRRFVKNEKIGFVDRNGVVIIQPEHDFVSPFNYGYAAFCDGCDWEQTEDEHKAIVGGTWGVMNFKGEIVKPVAKSENAIEVEGKYFPYPFKYNEKENDILRFFEKHNKKLSELYYVNHFTKLSENQKKLFFEIIEKPKENFPFYQINTYDYIKMEAGLSYEFKFLASQDGKSIYAVDFENGKIPFENWVETQVIEAENFQKDHPDNPNKLSK; encoded by the coding sequence ATGAAGAAAATACTTTTAATATTTTCATTAATTCCAATACTCTCTTTTTCTCAGGGAAAAGAAGTTTTAAAGTATTTTAAATCAAAGGATTCTTTGGTTGGGGTTAAAAATCAAGAGGGCAAAATCATCGTGCCTGCACAATTTAAAATTTTCTCAAATATTGAAGATGGTGAATTGGTAAAGGGGGAAACCATCTATTTTGATGGGGATAAAAATGGTGAAAAGCGTCAAAAAAATGAATGGGGATATATCTATGATAGAAAAGGAAACTTCATGTACAGGCCTTTCTTTCATGACAACGGGGCAGATTATTTTTCTGAAGGCGTAAGAAGATTCGTTAAAAATGAAAAAATTGGTTTTGTAGATAGAAATGGGGTGGTTATCATACAGCCTGAGCATGATTTTGTGTCGCCCTTCAATTACGGATATGCTGCTTTTTGTGACGGTTGTGATTGGGAACAAACCGAAGACGAGCACAAAGCAATTGTTGGTGGAACTTGGGGAGTAATGAATTTCAAAGGTGAAATAGTGAAACCTGTTGCAAAATCTGAAAATGCGATTGAGGTTGAAGGTAAATATTTCCCATATCCATTCAAATATAATGAAAAGGAGAATGATATCCTTCGGTTTTTTGAAAAACACAATAAGAAACTTTCAGAATTATATTACGTAAATCACTTTACGAAGTTATCTGAAAATCAAAAGAAATTATTCTTTGAAATCATAGAAAAACCAAAAGAAAACTTTCCATTTTACCAGATCAATACCTATGATTACATAAAAATGGAAGCAGGATTATCATATGAATTCAAATTCTTAGCATCACAAGATGGCAAATCGATCTATGCAGTGGATTTTGAAAATGGGAAAATTCCTTTTGAAAACTGGGTGGAAACTCAAGTCATAGAAGCTGAAAATTTTCAAAAAGATCATCCGGATAATCCCAATAAATTAAGTAAATAA
- a CDS encoding phosphoribosylformylglycinamidine synthase, whose amino-acid sequence MSQNKRIFVEKRGIFDVESPKIFDEVKAVVSSIKNVKVYNVYDIFNLNDGEFEKVVNSTFVDPVTDILIEENPAQGTHFALEFLPGQYDQRADSAQQCIALLTGNEKSKVRSGKLIEFEGISESDLAKIKDLLINKVESQEKDLTTLNIPAEETPSKVLVHENFINFDDVQLEEFFNNHGFALGLDDLKFIQEYFKSEQRNPTETELKVLDTYWSDHCRHTTFETELSNIEFEGQFKHTLETIFNDYIEKRKFLGRELKPISLMDLATVCGRYFHKTGNLENLVVSDEINACTIQIEAEYDGKKEPWYLLFKNETHNHPTEIEPFGGASTCLGGAIRDPLSGRSYVFQAMRLTGAADVLEPVDQTLPGKLPQKTITKQAANGYSSYGNQIGLATTMVSEIYDEGYKAKRMEVGFVTGAVPVDWVRREKPEAGDSIIILGGATGRDGVGGASGSSKEQDETSIHTMSSEVQKGNAVEERKIQRLFRNPEVTRLIKKSNDFGAGGVSVAIGEIADSLEVNLDVLPLKYEGLNGTELAISESQERMAVVVEPKDKEQFIKFCEAENIVAVEVAKVTDSGRMQMFWKGDKIVDLSREFLDTNGCSKSQEVKITHLNEVKEETPAFNEENFLKILADKNVASQKGLLEMFDSSIGATTVAMPLGGKYQQTLMEGSAQTLPILGAKNIETVSFASWGFDAEISKQNSLLGASYAVVESVAKIVAMGGDYKNIRLSFQEYFEKLGQNAEKWGKPLASLLGAYDAQINLGLAAIGGKDSMSGTYQDLNVPPTLISFACANGEKKNVISPEFKKAGNKLYFFNHIPQENGLPNYENLKTVFELVFENVKAGKVVSVKTIKEGGVAVALAKMSFGNRLGAEINIADENILLAKNIGSLIIESIEELSSVDLQLIGEVKDSNILKINDLNFEIEKLLESNTKTFENLFSTVEKEKITVELDSKLNSINPRNIQIKKHGIAQPRVFAPVFPGTNCEYDTLNAFQKEGAIVSSLPLININHQLLDESIDAWVKEIKQSQILAFSGGFSAGDEPDGSAKFIVNVLKNEKMRNAVHELLDRDGMIIGICNGFQALVKSGLLPYGRIKDLDKNSPTLAHNAIRRHISQMVNVKVLNDESPWLRGMKDQVFTIPISHGEGRFMASEVEIQKLYENGQIATQYLDLDGNIAHGMPFNPNNSLFGIEGITSPDGKIYGRMGHPERFAEGLMKNIPTANYHNIFKNGVEYFK is encoded by the coding sequence ATGTCTCAAAACAAAAGAATTTTCGTAGAAAAAAGAGGAATTTTCGATGTAGAAAGTCCAAAGATTTTTGATGAAGTAAAAGCGGTAGTTTCGTCGATCAAAAATGTAAAAGTGTACAATGTGTACGATATTTTCAATTTGAACGATGGTGAGTTCGAAAAGGTGGTCAATAGCACTTTCGTTGATCCGGTTACCGATATTTTAATCGAAGAAAATCCTGCACAAGGAACCCATTTCGCATTAGAATTTTTACCTGGACAGTACGACCAACGTGCTGATTCTGCTCAACAGTGTATCGCCTTATTGACTGGAAATGAGAAATCTAAAGTACGAAGCGGCAAGCTTATCGAATTTGAAGGCATTTCTGAATCTGATTTAGCAAAAATTAAAGACCTTTTAATCAATAAAGTAGAGTCTCAGGAGAAAGATTTAACCACTTTAAATATTCCTGCAGAGGAGACTCCATCAAAAGTTTTGGTTCACGAAAATTTCATCAATTTTGATGATGTTCAGTTGGAGGAATTCTTCAACAATCACGGTTTTGCATTAGGATTGGATGATTTAAAATTCATTCAGGAATATTTTAAATCTGAACAGAGAAATCCTACCGAAACTGAACTGAAAGTTTTAGACACGTATTGGAGTGACCATTGCCGTCACACAACGTTTGAAACAGAATTGTCAAATATTGAGTTTGAAGGACAGTTTAAACATACATTGGAAACTATTTTCAATGATTATATCGAAAAAAGAAAATTCTTAGGACGCGAATTGAAACCAATCTCTCTAATGGATTTGGCAACAGTTTGCGGAAGATATTTCCATAAAACAGGCAACTTGGAAAACTTGGTGGTTTCTGATGAAATCAACGCTTGTACGATCCAAATTGAAGCTGAATACGATGGTAAAAAAGAACCGTGGTATTTGTTATTTAAAAACGAAACGCACAATCACCCAACGGAAATTGAACCTTTCGGAGGTGCTTCAACGTGTTTAGGAGGTGCAATCAGAGATCCTTTGTCTGGACGCTCTTACGTTTTTCAGGCGATGAGATTGACGGGTGCTGCTGATGTTTTGGAACCGGTTGACCAAACTTTGCCAGGAAAATTACCTCAAAAAACAATTACAAAACAGGCGGCTAACGGATATTCTTCTTACGGTAACCAAATCGGTTTGGCGACTACAATGGTTTCCGAAATCTATGATGAAGGCTACAAAGCAAAAAGAATGGAGGTTGGTTTTGTAACTGGCGCCGTTCCTGTAGATTGGGTGAGACGTGAAAAGCCTGAAGCTGGTGACTCTATCATCATTTTAGGTGGTGCAACAGGTCGTGACGGTGTTGGTGGAGCAAGCGGAAGTTCGAAAGAACAGGACGAAACTTCTATCCACACAATGAGTTCTGAGGTTCAGAAAGGAAACGCCGTTGAAGAACGTAAAATCCAGAGATTATTCAGAAATCCTGAAGTGACGAGACTGATTAAAAAATCGAATGACTTCGGAGCTGGTGGAGTTTCAGTAGCAATCGGTGAAATCGCTGATTCTTTGGAAGTTAATCTCGATGTTTTACCTTTAAAATATGAAGGTTTGAACGGAACAGAGCTTGCTATTTCTGAATCTCAGGAAAGAATGGCGGTTGTGGTTGAACCGAAAGATAAAGAACAGTTCATCAAGTTCTGTGAAGCTGAAAATATCGTGGCTGTGGAAGTTGCAAAGGTGACAGATTCAGGAAGAATGCAAATGTTCTGGAAAGGTGATAAGATTGTTGACCTTTCAAGAGAATTCCTGGATACGAACGGCTGTTCTAAAAGTCAGGAAGTTAAAATTACTCATCTTAATGAAGTGAAAGAGGAAACACCTGCTTTTAACGAAGAAAACTTCTTAAAAATCTTAGCAGATAAAAATGTGGCTTCTCAAAAAGGTCTATTGGAAATGTTTGATTCATCGATTGGTGCAACTACGGTTGCGATGCCTTTGGGTGGAAAATATCAGCAGACTTTGATGGAAGGAAGTGCTCAGACGCTACCGATTTTAGGAGCGAAAAACATCGAAACAGTTTCCTTTGCAAGTTGGGGATTTGATGCCGAAATTTCAAAGCAAAACTCTTTATTGGGGGCTTCTTATGCCGTAGTTGAAAGCGTTGCAAAAATCGTTGCAATGGGTGGCGATTATAAAAATATCAGATTAAGTTTTCAGGAATATTTTGAAAAATTAGGTCAGAATGCTGAGAAATGGGGCAAGCCTTTAGCTTCTCTTTTGGGAGCTTATGATGCGCAGATTAATCTTGGTTTGGCTGCCATTGGAGGTAAGGATTCGATGAGTGGAACGTATCAGGATTTGAATGTTCCGCCAACGTTGATTTCGTTCGCTTGTGCTAACGGAGAAAAGAAAAATGTCATCTCTCCGGAATTCAAAAAGGCAGGAAATAAACTGTATTTCTTCAATCATATTCCTCAGGAAAACGGACTTCCGAACTATGAAAATCTGAAGACTGTTTTTGAATTGGTTTTTGAAAATGTCAAGGCTGGAAAAGTAGTTTCTGTAAAGACAATTAAAGAAGGAGGAGTTGCAGTAGCTTTAGCGAAAATGAGTTTCGGAAACAGATTAGGAGCGGAAATTAATATCGCTGATGAGAACATTTTATTAGCTAAAAATATCGGAAGTTTAATTATAGAATCAATTGAAGAATTAAGTTCTGTTGATCTTCAATTAATCGGTGAAGTTAAAGATTCAAATATTTTGAAAATCAATGATTTGAATTTTGAAATCGAAAAATTACTTGAATCGAATACAAAAACTTTTGAAAACCTTTTCTCCACAGTAGAAAAAGAAAAAATAACGGTTGAACTGGATTCAAAACTGAACTCAATCAACCCAAGAAATATTCAAATCAAAAAACACGGAATCGCTCAGCCGAGAGTTTTCGCACCGGTTTTCCCAGGAACAAATTGCGAATACGATACATTGAATGCATTCCAAAAAGAAGGTGCAATTGTAAGTAGTTTGCCTTTGATTAATATCAATCATCAGTTACTTGACGAGAGCATTGATGCATGGGTGAAAGAAATTAAACAGTCACAGATTTTAGCATTCTCCGGAGGTTTCTCTGCGGGTGACGAACCGGACGGTTCTGCTAAATTTATTGTGAATGTTTTGAAGAATGAAAAGATGAGAAATGCCGTTCACGAATTACTGGACAGGGACGGAATGATCATCGGAATCTGTAACGGTTTCCAGGCTTTGGTGAAGTCAGGATTGCTGCCTTACGGAAGAATTAAGGACTTGGATAAAAATTCTCCGACGTTGGCTCACAACGCGATCAGAAGACATATTTCTCAAATGGTGAATGTGAAAGTTCTGAATGACGAATCACCTTGGTTGAGAGGTATGAAAGATCAGGTTTTCACCATTCCGATTTCTCACGGTGAAGGTCGTTTTATGGCTTCGGAAGTGGAAATTCAGAAGTTGTATGAAAACGGACAAATCGCTACTCAATATTTAGATTTAGATGGAAACATCGCTCACGGAATGCCGTTCAATCCAAACAACTCATTGTTTGGAATTGAAGGGATTACTAGTCCGGACGGAAAAATTTATGGTAGAATGGGACACCCGGAACGTTTTGCAGAAGGGTTGATGAAAAATATTCCGACTGCGAATTACCACAACATCTTTAAAAATGGAGTTGAATACTTCAAATAA
- a CDS encoding ribonuclease inhibitor has product MELNTSNKNNKKTAVINGSHFSDLSGFYEEIYQVLMKNEDWKVGTLDGFEGEIIWKDSQKSKEDLGLETTKVFYENKIKQGKPFNINLAQEKLDDLIAGNGQTLFEILIEIIESHKNITLVLN; this is encoded by the coding sequence ATGGAGTTGAATACTTCAAATAAAAATAATAAGAAAACGGCTGTCATCAATGGCAGCCATTTTTCTGATTTGTCAGGATTCTATGAAGAAATTTATCAAGTGTTGATGAAAAATGAAGATTGGAAAGTTGGAACGCTCGATGGATTTGAAGGAGAAATCATTTGGAAAGATTCTCAGAAATCAAAAGAAGATTTAGGCTTAGAAACTACCAAAGTTTTTTACGAAAATAAAATTAAACAGGGAAAACCTTTCAATATCAATTTAGCTCAGGAAAAACTTGATGATTTGATTGCAGGAAACGGACAAACCTTATTTGAAATTCTGATTGAAATTATTGAATCTCATAAAAATATAACCTTAGTTTTAAATTAA
- a CDS encoding SGNH/GDSL hydrolase family protein: MKKKMMYGLFFGDSVTYGEYDGVFGGWVDILKRFALQKYNEGSSELILFNLGIGGETSEGLVKRIQNEMSVRNAEDGNVVFLGYGANDLAVKDGNQIVNPGQFKANIEKAIQHAKVFSKEIYLVSILPISDKINGEISVTGKVRTNEDVLVYNQILKDIVAENSLNYIDFHSAFLEDKEILLSKDGVHPNEKGYGMMAEIAIPIIEKYL; encoded by the coding sequence ATGAAGAAGAAAATGATGTATGGATTATTTTTCGGTGACAGTGTAACTTACGGCGAATACGACGGCGTGTTTGGAGGCTGGGTTGATATTCTTAAAAGATTTGCTTTACAGAAATACAATGAAGGAAGCAGTGAACTGATCCTTTTTAATTTGGGAATTGGTGGTGAAACGTCAGAAGGTTTAGTCAAAAGAATTCAGAATGAAATGTCAGTTAGAAATGCGGAGGATGGAAATGTAGTTTTTCTCGGCTATGGTGCTAATGATTTGGCTGTGAAAGATGGAAATCAAATCGTAAATCCTGGACAATTTAAAGCTAATATTGAAAAGGCAATTCAACATGCAAAAGTATTTTCCAAAGAAATTTATCTGGTAAGTATTCTTCCTATTTCAGATAAAATTAATGGTGAAATTTCTGTAACCGGAAAAGTGAGAACGAACGAAGATGTTTTGGTTTACAATCAAATTCTGAAAGATATTGTAGCAGAAAACTCTTTAAATTACATTGATTTTCATTCAGCGTTTTTAGAAGACAAAGAGATTTTACTTTCCAAAGATGGTGTTCATCCCAATGAAAAAGGATATGGGATGATGGCTGAAATTGCAATTCCAATTATTGAAAAATACTTATAA
- a CDS encoding gamma-glutamylcyclotransferase family protein — translation MPHLFSYGTLQKEQVQLETFGRILKGKHDILIGYRLKMLEITDPEVLRKSNQKYHPILEFSGNTEDEVEGVLFEVSDEEIFKADEYEVDDYKRIETVFKSGKKGFIYVGK, via the coding sequence ATGCCGCATTTATTTTCTTACGGAACCTTACAGAAAGAGCAGGTTCAGCTCGAAACTTTTGGACGAATTTTAAAAGGTAAACATGATATTCTTATCGGATATCGCTTAAAAATGTTGGAAATTACAGATCCTGAAGTTTTAAGGAAAAGCAATCAGAAATACCATCCGATTTTAGAATTTTCAGGAAATACTGAAGATGAAGTAGAAGGTGTTCTGTTTGAAGTGAGCGATGAAGAAATTTTTAAAGCTGATGAATATGAGGTGGACGATTATAAAAGAATTGAAACTGTTTTTAAATCCGGAAAAAAAGGATTTATTTACGTTGGAAAATAG
- a CDS encoding diacylglycerol kinase gives MRKPPIHKSFINSFRGIWLMLISERNFQIEVAALLINIFLIFYLKLSNIDTVLVLTVSIGVLAAETFNTAIEKICDIIHPEFDKRIGFIKDVSAGAVTLIAAASIIVGVFVYWKYIFN, from the coding sequence ATGAGAAAACCTCCCATCCATAAAAGTTTCATCAACTCCTTTCGGGGAATTTGGTTGATGCTTATCTCTGAAAGAAATTTTCAGATTGAGGTTGCAGCTTTATTGATTAATATTTTTCTGATTTTTTATCTAAAACTTTCCAACATCGATACTGTTTTAGTTTTAACAGTTTCTATCGGAGTTCTAGCCGCCGAAACTTTCAATACAGCAATCGAAAAAATTTGTGACATCATACATCCGGAGTTTGATAAAAGAATAGGTTTTATTAAAGATGTTTCAGCTGGAGCAGTGACTTTAATTGCAGCAGCTTCTATAATTGTGGGAGTTTTTGTGTACTGGAAATATATTTTCAATTAA